One segment of Castanea sativa cultivar Marrone di Chiusa Pesio chromosome 3, ASM4071231v1 DNA contains the following:
- the LOC142629346 gene encoding uncharacterized protein LOC142629346: MYDCEEFPKAMDTPGCFPNLKRLDIFYSNFTTLPEITIVFPQLKFLGLNCCWNLPKIPRLPHCIHVVYATGCNSLNSQSRRRLLNQFGECVGLQQYIVCARGIRHQDSDSETSFELESEFDFDEAMSETGSVFETNSNPEAVSEFEVDEATSETDSTWKLYDYYSLTLPGSKIPKWWFNHQSVGSSISFSVGRTRPSFAFCVALKVELKDDVPYEFRRFTCSVYMYINGFGRFHVANEFCLDLLSFMWFQYIRDRSLEDIILGDWNDVEIRFECSNYDPKIAKITIERCGVHVSCICRPCNFTANEDADFNPCPPLKKMTTY; encoded by the exons ATGTATGATTGTGAAGAATTTCCAAAAGCCATGGATACACCTGGTTGCTTCCCCAATTTAAAACGTCTAGATATCTTTTACAGCAACTTTACTACCCTACCTGAAATTACTATCGTATTTCCCCAATTAAAGTTTCTAGGGCTTAACTGTTGCTGGAACCTTCCGAAAATTCCAAGACTTCCACATTGTATACACGTTGTATATGCAACAGGGTGTAATTCGTTGAATTCACAATCAAGAAGAAGATTATTGAATCag TTTGGAGAATGTGTAGGGCTTCAACAATATATCGTATGTGCAAGGGGAATACGGCATCAGGATTCTGATTCTGAAACAAGCTTTGAACTAGAATCAGAATTCGATTTCGATGAAGCTATGTCTGAAACGGGCTCTGTATTTGAAACCAACTCTAATCCTGAAGCGGTATCAGAATTTGAAGTCGATGAAGCTACATCTGAAACGGACTCGACATGGAAACTTTATGATTATTATTCACTTACACTTCCAGGAAGTAAGATTCCAAAGTGGTGGTTCAACCATCAAAGTGTTGGAAGTTCCATATCATTCTCGGTCGGTCGGACACGTCCATCATTCGCTTTCTGTGTTGCACTAAAAGTGGAACTGAAGGATGATGTGCCATATGAATTTCGTAGGTTTACCTGTTCTGTCTACATGTACATCAATGGTTTTGGAAGATTTCATGTGGctaatgagttttgtttagaTCTATTATCTTTTATGTGGTTCCAATATATAAGAGATAGGTCTTTGGAAGACATAATTCTAGGGGATTGGAATGACGTTGAGATTCGATTTGAATGTTCAAATTATGATCctaaaatagcaaaaattacAATAGAAAGGTGCGGAGTCCATGTATCATGCATTTGTCGTCCTTGCAACTTCACAGCAAATGAGGATGCTGACTTCAACCCATGTCCACCATTGAAGAAAATGACAACCTATTGA